A genome region from Corallococcus exiguus includes the following:
- the pbpC gene encoding penicillin-binding protein 1C gives MRRVRFNVRKWVGVALAGLVLLGTGLVAAWWVPLPDRLAAPPSVVMAYRDGSPAYVFLAPDERWRIPAPKDRIDRAYVRALLALEDKRFFQHPGVDPLAALRALGLNLSRGRRVSGASTLTMQLVRVLEPRPRTFTSKVIESFRAAQLEARLSKQEVLEAYLQFVPYGRNVEGVEAAALAYFGHTAQHLSPAEIATLLAVPQNPNRRFPSPENQDRLRSARDDIARRLLESGGLAVEGVASDTVLAEVRATTVPDVLTPFPREAPHAAVWLKAKRPGETWLATTLDAGTQRFVERTLGEAARRLDRQGIHNGAAVVADRETGEVRALVGNFNFFDAQHGGQIIGFATPRSPGSALKPLLYALGIDQGLVGPETLVPDIPMAYGGYQPRNFDGRFLGLVRMESALSQSLNLPFVRLLERIGVEGFLGSLRQAGVTSLDPRPGHYGLSAAVGGLELTPLELTGVYLALAGDGQVRPLRVLAQDTAPKKAQALVSPGASWLTRQALALRDRPDFPERRRLTGLPARVHWKTGTSFGNRDAWAAGSGPKHTAVVWLGNFDHASSVHLVGAENAAPLLFDILEGIGPRGTAVQEEDAAPPKDLVSVEVCAYSGHLPTDACTQRKRVDAVRTAVPTTPCPYHHRVEVDVTTGLAVGPGCRDGRKTESRVYLTWPSSLRRWLAEQQRQLPEPPPLAPGCVAGGERDTPTILSPPEGTVALLIPGMNTEEQKIPLEAEAAHDRELTWFVDGAVLGTAKAAERLWWKPSVGTHDILVTDDRGLTARRTLVVRERQ, from the coding sequence ATGCGTCGCGTGCGTTTCAACGTGAGGAAGTGGGTAGGGGTGGCGCTGGCGGGGCTCGTGCTGTTGGGCACGGGCCTCGTGGCGGCCTGGTGGGTGCCGCTGCCGGACCGGTTGGCGGCGCCCCCCTCGGTGGTGATGGCATACCGGGACGGGTCGCCCGCGTACGTCTTCCTCGCCCCGGACGAGCGGTGGCGCATCCCCGCGCCGAAGGACCGCATCGACCGGGCCTATGTCCGCGCCCTCCTGGCGCTGGAGGACAAGCGGTTCTTCCAGCACCCGGGCGTGGATCCGCTCGCGGCCCTGCGCGCCCTCGGTCTCAACCTGAGCCGGGGGCGGCGGGTGTCGGGAGCCTCCACGTTGACGATGCAGTTGGTGCGCGTGCTGGAGCCCCGTCCCCGCACGTTCACTTCGAAGGTGATTGAGTCGTTCCGCGCCGCCCAGTTGGAGGCGCGGTTGTCCAAGCAGGAGGTGCTGGAGGCGTATCTCCAGTTCGTGCCCTACGGGCGCAACGTGGAGGGCGTGGAGGCGGCGGCGCTCGCGTACTTCGGGCACACCGCCCAACACCTGAGCCCGGCGGAGATCGCCACGCTGCTGGCGGTGCCGCAGAACCCGAACCGGCGCTTCCCGTCGCCGGAGAACCAGGACCGGCTGCGCTCGGCCCGGGACGACATCGCCCGGAGGCTCCTGGAGTCCGGAGGGCTGGCCGTGGAGGGCGTCGCGTCCGACACGGTGCTGGCGGAGGTGCGGGCGACGACGGTGCCGGACGTGCTCACGCCGTTTCCGAGGGAAGCGCCGCACGCGGCGGTGTGGCTCAAGGCGAAGCGGCCCGGGGAGACGTGGCTGGCGACGACGCTGGACGCGGGCACGCAGCGCTTCGTGGAGCGCACGCTGGGCGAAGCGGCCCGGCGGTTGGACCGACAGGGTATCCACAACGGCGCGGCGGTGGTGGCGGACCGGGAGACGGGCGAGGTGCGCGCGCTGGTGGGGAACTTCAACTTCTTCGATGCCCAGCACGGCGGACAGATCATCGGCTTCGCCACGCCGCGCTCGCCGGGGTCCGCGCTCAAGCCGCTGCTCTATGCGCTCGGGATTGATCAGGGCCTGGTGGGACCGGAGACGCTGGTGCCGGACATCCCCATGGCTTACGGCGGCTACCAGCCGCGCAACTTCGACGGTCGGTTCCTGGGGCTGGTGCGGATGGAGTCCGCGCTGTCCCAGTCGCTCAACCTGCCGTTCGTGAGGCTTCTGGAACGGATAGGAGTCGAGGGCTTCCTGGGTTCACTGCGGCAGGCGGGAGTCACCAGCCTGGATCCACGGCCGGGGCACTACGGCCTGTCCGCGGCGGTGGGCGGATTGGAGCTGACGCCGCTGGAGTTGACGGGCGTGTACCTGGCGCTGGCGGGGGACGGGCAGGTGCGTCCGCTGCGGGTGCTGGCGCAGGACACGGCGCCGAAGAAGGCCCAGGCGTTGGTGTCGCCGGGAGCGTCGTGGCTGACGCGACAGGCGTTGGCGTTGAGGGATCGGCCGGACTTTCCGGAGCGGCGGCGGCTCACGGGACTGCCGGCGCGGGTGCACTGGAAGACGGGCACGAGCTTCGGCAACCGGGATGCGTGGGCGGCGGGCTCCGGTCCGAAGCACACGGCGGTGGTGTGGCTGGGCAACTTCGACCACGCGTCGAGCGTGCACCTGGTGGGAGCGGAGAACGCGGCCCCGCTGCTGTTCGACATCCTGGAGGGCATTGGCCCGCGAGGCACGGCGGTGCAGGAGGAGGACGCCGCGCCGCCGAAGGACCTGGTGAGCGTGGAGGTCTGCGCGTATTCGGGGCACCTGCCCACGGACGCGTGCACGCAGCGCAAGCGGGTGGACGCGGTGCGCACGGCGGTGCCGACGACACCGTGTCCGTACCACCACCGCGTGGAGGTGGACGTGACGACGGGGCTGGCGGTGGGGCCTGGGTGCCGGGACGGGCGCAAGACGGAGTCGCGCGTGTACCTGACCTGGCCGTCCAGCCTGCGGCGGTGGCTCGCGGAGCAGCAGCGTCAGTTGCCTGAGCCGCCGCCCCTGGCACCCGGCTGCGTCGCGGGAGGCGAGCGAGACACGCCGACCATCCTCTCGCCGCCGGAAGGGACGGTGGCGCTGCTCATCCCGGGCATGAACACGGAGGAGCAGAAGATCCCCCTGGAGGCGGAGGCCGCGCACGACCGGGAGCTGACGTGGTTCGTGGACGGCGCCGTCCTGGGAACGGCGAAGGCCGCGGAGCGCCTGTGGTGGAAGCCGAGCGTGGGTACGCACGACATCCTCGTCACCGACGACCGCGGCCTCACCGCTCGCCGCACCTTGGTGGTGCGCGAGCGGCAGTAG
- a CDS encoding RNA methyltransferase — protein sequence MVLPVRFVLMRPRNAENLGAAARALKNCGLSDWAWVTPEVEDLGPAHRLAVHAEDVLGGVKRPDTLDAAVSDCVWVVGTSSRKVEGKRRLSPRAVGEELVARAKQGPVALVFGDERSGLTNAEVERCHDLSAVPTAPEQPSINLAQAVLLYAYEVRMAHLADTAPPPGPLPLAATDAELARVEATLEALLGAGGFLVDEKPGRTAVRDLVAPLRRSRLTRNEARLWLAALHTVRKHFPGRDDP from the coding sequence ATGGTGCTGCCCGTCCGATTCGTCCTCATGCGCCCGCGCAACGCGGAGAACCTGGGTGCCGCCGCTCGCGCCCTGAAGAACTGCGGCCTGTCCGACTGGGCCTGGGTGACGCCGGAGGTGGAGGACCTGGGACCCGCCCACCGGCTCGCGGTGCATGCGGAGGACGTGCTGGGTGGGGTGAAGCGGCCGGACACGCTGGACGCGGCGGTGTCCGACTGCGTCTGGGTGGTGGGCACCAGCTCCCGCAAGGTGGAGGGCAAGCGCCGCCTGTCGCCCCGGGCCGTGGGTGAGGAGTTGGTGGCGAGGGCGAAGCAGGGGCCGGTGGCGCTCGTCTTCGGGGATGAGAGAAGCGGCCTCACCAACGCGGAGGTGGAGCGCTGCCACGACCTGTCCGCGGTGCCCACCGCGCCGGAGCAGCCCTCCATCAACCTGGCGCAGGCGGTGCTGCTCTACGCCTACGAGGTCCGCATGGCGCACCTGGCGGACACCGCGCCGCCGCCGGGTCCCCTGCCCCTGGCCGCCACGGACGCGGAGCTGGCCCGGGTAGAGGCGACGCTGGAGGCGCTCCTGGGCGCGGGCGGCTTCCTCGTGGACGAAAAGCCCGGGCGCACGGCGGTGCGGGACCTGGTCGCGCCCCTGCGCCGCTCCCGCCTCACGCGCAACGAGGCCCGGCTCTGGCTGGCCGCGCTGCATACCGTGCGCAAGCATTTCCCGGGCAGGGACGACCCCTGA
- a CDS encoding pseudouridine synthase has product MPRKPERPPKSPPRPNRWEGKEKPDWLSRALARAGAMPQDEADAAIKAGRVTVNGRVATTPLTPVPPDAVIKVDGHPVRKGAPTHVLAFHKPAGVLTSTARQHRTGTVFELLLPQLPLELNRFTWHAVGRLDVDTTGLLLFTNDDKLVAHATSPETNLPKRYVATVFSTADDAKVEPLRQGMMLDDGPARPAVVRVRDEHTVEVILTEGRHHQVKRMLGAVGLPARALHREAVGDITLDDIPEGGFRLLTDEEVREKLNYSGRD; this is encoded by the coding sequence ATGCCTCGCAAGCCCGAACGGCCCCCCAAGTCCCCGCCCCGCCCCAACCGCTGGGAGGGCAAGGAGAAGCCGGACTGGCTCTCCCGCGCACTCGCCCGCGCGGGCGCCATGCCCCAGGACGAGGCCGACGCCGCCATCAAGGCGGGCCGTGTCACCGTCAACGGCCGCGTGGCGACCACGCCGCTGACGCCCGTGCCTCCTGACGCCGTCATCAAGGTGGACGGGCACCCGGTGCGCAAGGGAGCGCCCACGCACGTGCTGGCCTTCCACAAGCCCGCGGGGGTGCTGACCTCCACCGCGCGTCAGCACCGCACGGGCACGGTGTTCGAGCTCCTCCTGCCCCAGCTGCCCCTGGAGCTGAACCGCTTCACCTGGCACGCCGTGGGCCGGCTGGACGTGGACACCACGGGCCTGCTGCTCTTCACCAACGACGACAAGCTGGTGGCCCACGCCACGTCCCCGGAGACGAACCTGCCCAAGCGCTACGTGGCCACGGTGTTCAGCACCGCGGACGACGCGAAGGTGGAGCCGCTGCGCCAGGGGATGATGCTGGATGACGGCCCCGCTCGCCCCGCAGTGGTGCGCGTGCGCGACGAGCACACGGTGGAGGTGATCCTCACCGAAGGCCGCCACCACCAGGTGAAGCGCATGCTGGGCGCCGTGGGGCTGCCCGCCCGCGCGCTTCACCGGGAGGCCGTGGGCGACATCACCCTGGATGACATCCCCGAGGGCGGCTTCCGCCTCCTCACTGACGAGGAGGTCCGCGAGAAGCTGAATTACTCGGGCCGGGACTGA
- the sthA gene encoding Si-specific NAD(P)(+) transhydrogenase gives MADFDLVVIGSGPAGEWGAVQASLAGKRVAVVEREAVLGGTAANTGTLPSKTLRETALHLSGFKARGLYSVDATLRHEATVSDFLFRERRVKQMERERIHKNLQRHGVTLFQGAGSFADAHTVAVKRDGAEVARLTAGTVLIATGSSPYRPPLYPFGDPRVHDSDEILDITTLPRTLVVVGGGVIGCEYACMFAALGIPVTLVEVKNELLSFLDAEVGQVLRDCMETLGVRLRLGQTVESAHVPESHEEPIRLKLSTSEVLEADQVLVASGRTSNTAGLGIEALGVKQGKRGQIEVGLAYQTAVPHIYAVGDVIGFPALASTSMEQARIAVEHAFGPGKRTLTPILPYGIYTIPEVSMAGDTEESLRARSVPYVVGRATFETNPRGQIIGERQGLLKLLFHRDDLKLLGVHVLGEQASELVHVGLTALLTGSTAQLFVETCFNYPTLSEAYKAATYDALDQVRVSST, from the coding sequence ATGGCGGACTTCGACCTGGTGGTCATCGGATCAGGCCCCGCGGGTGAATGGGGCGCGGTGCAGGCCTCTCTCGCGGGGAAGCGGGTGGCGGTGGTGGAGCGGGAGGCGGTGCTCGGCGGCACCGCGGCCAACACGGGCACCCTCCCCTCCAAGACGCTGCGCGAGACGGCACTGCACCTGTCCGGCTTCAAGGCGCGCGGCCTCTACAGCGTGGACGCGACGCTGCGCCACGAGGCCACCGTCTCCGACTTCCTCTTCCGCGAGCGCCGCGTGAAGCAGATGGAGCGCGAGCGCATCCACAAGAACCTCCAGCGCCACGGCGTGACGCTGTTCCAGGGCGCCGGCTCCTTCGCGGACGCGCACACCGTCGCGGTGAAGCGCGACGGCGCGGAGGTCGCCCGGCTCACCGCCGGCACCGTCCTCATCGCCACCGGCTCCAGCCCGTACCGCCCGCCGCTGTACCCTTTCGGCGACCCGCGCGTGCACGACTCGGATGAAATCCTCGACATCACCACCCTGCCCCGCACGCTGGTGGTGGTGGGCGGCGGCGTCATCGGCTGCGAGTACGCGTGCATGTTCGCCGCGCTGGGAATCCCGGTGACGCTGGTGGAGGTGAAGAACGAGCTCCTGTCCTTCCTGGACGCCGAAGTGGGGCAGGTGCTGCGCGACTGCATGGAGACGCTGGGCGTGCGGCTGCGCCTGGGCCAGACGGTGGAGTCCGCGCACGTCCCGGAGTCCCACGAGGAGCCCATCCGCCTGAAGCTGTCCACCAGCGAGGTGCTGGAGGCGGATCAGGTGCTGGTCGCCTCCGGCCGCACCTCGAACACCGCGGGCCTGGGCATCGAGGCGCTGGGCGTGAAGCAGGGCAAGCGCGGCCAGATTGAAGTGGGGCTCGCGTACCAGACGGCCGTGCCGCACATCTACGCGGTGGGGGACGTCATCGGCTTCCCCGCACTGGCCTCCACGTCCATGGAGCAGGCGCGCATCGCGGTGGAGCACGCGTTCGGCCCGGGCAAGCGCACGCTCACGCCCATCCTGCCCTACGGCATCTACACCATCCCGGAGGTGTCCATGGCCGGCGACACGGAGGAGTCCCTGCGCGCGCGCAGCGTCCCCTACGTGGTCGGCCGCGCCACCTTCGAAACCAACCCGCGCGGGCAGATCATCGGGGAGCGGCAGGGCCTCTTGAAGCTGCTCTTCCACCGCGACGACCTGAAGCTCCTGGGCGTGCACGTGCTGGGCGAGCAGGCCTCGGAGCTGGTGCACGTGGGGCTCACCGCGCTGCTCACCGGCTCCACCGCTCAGCTCTTCGTGGAGACCTGCTTCAACTACCCGACGCTGTCGGAGGCCTACAAGGCCGCCACCTACGACGCGTTGGACCAGGTGCGGGTGAGCAGCACCTGA
- a CDS encoding Ig-like domain-containing alpha-2-macroglobulin family protein, with translation MSPQSAVPPKAARAPRARWLLPALLVGALAAGCKQEPAKTPPVTPASTEAPAASATSPSTPAPVQAAKLTPVIHELASENAVPTGVVIEFALPVRPRYESVDGSIVTVSPEVGGSLRWTGPSSLLFTPSTGFAAGTTYTVSVDAVSTDAGIIKPSSAREWRYNFTTYAFKFAQIYPTRMDLLKNRVEANVDFSGPVDLAAVRSRTSFRVGDAVISDVKWSTRADTRNSLSVALTHPKLKPGATVQFALREGLTAAGGVSTVQAPAATGTLLLNGGKRLDITYVSLQEGSNGHFYEVSCRDVAADAPASPTDEQWDSYYYNDDNKGCSLSDAVAQEAIRFKPKVKFTVAPSRRGFRIFGDFKRGPHTLSIAEGTLSVGGGTLMGAWSRGFSVPARQSQVRFNANGRYLPRSAWRNLPLQHLNLEEVTLTVRNIPPENLVFWMGSDYSESADERTSNVLVRKAVPLKSTPDALLTTYIDVASLVPANTRGLVEIVAERGDYKAAARILLTDLSLVAKRGGPAVGSKDSGEVWVWALGLESTEPLAGVEVSLVKKSGQTVARCTTQGEAGCQLKVPAPGVDESAPFALVARKGDELTYLKYDELKTEIANSDVQGEPYRAEQPYRASIWSDRGVYRPGDTAHVAAVLRGQDNLAPPVGMPVEVRVIDPREREIRKVTLKTNAAGLVAFDQAFAAFQDTGHYWVRLKVADRDLASYAVNVEEFVPERMKVTASTTAPGYVQGTEIPVGVEAAYLFGGSAEGSPVEMTCRLESVAFKPKQNAQYTYGVWRQDGNLPRPVTLVQVKGTLDAKGHALLNCPAQAASGPMKGAARLSAVASVFESGSGRSTIGEATVPVHPEAYYLGLQANTQKVKAATPFTLTGVVVDWNGQPFTDGKAPKTVQLEYQLLEENYGYYYDEESGYERYQRYLRPQREGETTVKVENGRFTATVLPGRDGAGYLVRARAGNTQTDLAIEGEGRYYWWGEGSRVDQTPRPLKPTALDISLPAKGKVGESLTVKMKAPYRGRVLFTVETDRVLTTAWKQVEPGEVSWSFTPSEYAPNVYVSAFLVKDPHLESAQAFMPDRAFGVGSIALEPVDFTQAVALTVPKEVRSNDTLTVDVSVEGVEGPTFATVAVVDEGILSLTRFQSPDPLKEIFTRRALGIQTYETVGWALLVPPGGNSSSTGGDEGGAEGRVQPVKPVALWSGVVEVPANGKLKVPFKLPQYRGAVRVMVVTAGAKRIGRASAQVLVRDPLVLQTTLPRFLTQNDEIQIPVFVTNLSGKAQDVKVSLSAEALAVPGLAMPEGVGSPLELKGKSEGRAKLEDGKSRTFVFQGRAVQSVGAARLVVTVEGGGYTSREQLDVPLSPAGPRERKIQQVELAEGTTDLKALLAGWVPTTERTNVWVTNNPYAKSLQHLSYLVRYPYGCIEQTTSSTRPLLFVSQLVERVDPTLVSTAKVEDMVQSGINRVLSMQTASGGFAYWPGQTEPMAWGTAYATHMLLDARKLKYPVPDDRVDSALAWMGDELTRKEGRVGQDDHYGQHSEAYMHYVLAVAGKGRKARAQAMVSALETAAKKAALGGEEQEDLYLLKAALWLSGDRRYEKELRNPDVSTVTDDRRNNWSFYSDRRRRGMMLSTFQDLFGDAPEGEPLARMVATALSSRTSAYYSTQELVWGITGLGKRLQGIATSFSPPTLTVAGKTVTPVAEKDSRVSDRTWSLARASERASVSLDLKEKGSGSVYLILNSEGVRTTPEVKVGGEGLALKRTWRSLDGTALDMKAQPVKLADLIYVELEVTNTRGERVQNIALVDRLPAGWEIENARLGRGGSVDWVDADSLWAADYVNVRDDRMEAFGALQAHETKKLVYAVRAVTAGSFTLPSAEAEAMYDSSLWARDAAGTVQVLGPWKDDLL, from the coding sequence ATGTCCCCGCAGTCCGCTGTCCCGCCGAAGGCCGCGCGCGCTCCCCGTGCCCGCTGGCTCTTGCCGGCGTTGCTCGTGGGTGCGCTCGCCGCTGGCTGCAAGCAAGAGCCCGCGAAGACGCCGCCCGTCACCCCCGCGTCCACCGAGGCGCCCGCCGCCAGCGCGACGTCCCCGTCCACCCCCGCTCCGGTGCAGGCCGCGAAGCTCACGCCCGTCATCCACGAGCTGGCCAGCGAGAACGCCGTGCCCACGGGCGTGGTCATCGAGTTCGCGCTGCCGGTGCGCCCGCGCTACGAGAGCGTCGACGGCAGCATCGTCACGGTGTCTCCGGAGGTCGGGGGCAGCCTGCGGTGGACGGGCCCCTCGTCGCTGCTCTTCACTCCGTCCACGGGCTTCGCCGCCGGCACGACGTACACGGTGTCCGTGGACGCGGTGAGCACCGACGCGGGCATCATCAAGCCTTCGTCCGCGCGCGAGTGGCGCTACAACTTCACGACCTACGCCTTCAAGTTCGCCCAGATCTACCCCACGCGCATGGACCTGCTGAAGAACCGCGTGGAGGCGAACGTGGACTTCTCCGGCCCGGTGGACCTGGCCGCCGTGCGCTCCCGCACCAGCTTCCGCGTGGGTGACGCCGTCATCAGCGACGTGAAGTGGAGCACCCGCGCGGACACGCGCAACTCGCTGTCCGTGGCGCTCACCCACCCGAAGCTCAAGCCCGGTGCGACGGTGCAGTTCGCGCTGCGCGAGGGGCTGACGGCGGCGGGGGGCGTCTCCACCGTGCAGGCGCCCGCGGCCACGGGCACCCTCCTGCTGAACGGCGGCAAGCGCCTGGACATCACCTACGTGAGCCTCCAGGAGGGCTCCAACGGCCACTTCTACGAGGTGAGCTGCCGCGACGTGGCGGCGGACGCCCCGGCGAGCCCCACCGACGAGCAGTGGGACTCGTACTACTACAACGACGACAACAAGGGCTGCTCGCTGAGCGACGCGGTGGCCCAGGAAGCCATCCGCTTCAAGCCGAAGGTGAAGTTCACCGTGGCTCCGTCGCGGCGCGGCTTCCGCATCTTCGGTGACTTCAAGCGCGGCCCGCACACGCTCTCCATCGCGGAGGGAACGCTCTCCGTGGGCGGCGGCACGCTCATGGGCGCCTGGTCGCGCGGCTTCTCCGTGCCCGCGCGCCAGTCCCAGGTGCGCTTCAACGCCAACGGCCGCTACCTGCCGCGCAGCGCGTGGCGCAACCTGCCCCTGCAGCACCTCAACCTGGAAGAGGTGACGCTCACGGTGCGCAACATCCCGCCGGAGAACCTCGTCTTCTGGATGGGCAGCGACTACTCGGAGAGCGCCGACGAGCGGACGAGCAACGTGCTGGTGCGCAAGGCGGTGCCGCTCAAGTCCACGCCGGACGCGCTGCTGACCACGTACATCGACGTGGCGTCGCTGGTGCCCGCGAACACGCGCGGCCTGGTGGAGATCGTCGCCGAGCGCGGTGACTACAAGGCCGCCGCCCGCATCCTGCTCACCGACCTGAGCCTCGTGGCCAAGCGCGGCGGTCCCGCCGTGGGCTCCAAGGACTCCGGCGAGGTGTGGGTCTGGGCCCTGGGCCTGGAGAGCACGGAGCCCCTGGCCGGCGTGGAGGTGTCGCTGGTGAAGAAGAGCGGGCAGACCGTGGCCCGCTGCACCACGCAGGGCGAGGCGGGCTGCCAGCTGAAGGTCCCCGCGCCCGGTGTGGATGAGAGCGCCCCGTTCGCGCTGGTGGCGCGCAAGGGCGACGAGCTGACGTACCTCAAGTACGACGAGCTGAAGACGGAGATCGCCAACTCGGACGTGCAGGGCGAGCCGTATCGCGCCGAGCAGCCGTACCGCGCCTCCATCTGGTCCGACCGCGGCGTGTACCGCCCCGGTGACACCGCGCACGTGGCCGCGGTGCTGCGCGGCCAGGACAACCTGGCGCCGCCCGTGGGCATGCCGGTGGAGGTGCGCGTCATCGACCCGCGCGAGCGTGAAATCCGCAAGGTGACGCTGAAGACGAACGCGGCGGGGCTCGTGGCCTTCGACCAGGCCTTCGCGGCGTTCCAGGACACGGGCCACTACTGGGTGCGCCTCAAGGTGGCGGACCGCGACCTGGCCTCCTACGCGGTGAACGTGGAGGAGTTCGTCCCGGAGCGCATGAAGGTGACGGCCAGCACCACGGCGCCGGGCTACGTGCAGGGCACGGAGATTCCGGTGGGCGTGGAGGCCGCGTATCTCTTCGGAGGCTCCGCGGAGGGCAGCCCGGTGGAGATGACGTGCCGGCTGGAGTCCGTGGCCTTCAAGCCCAAGCAGAACGCCCAGTACACCTACGGCGTCTGGCGCCAGGACGGCAACCTGCCCCGGCCCGTCACGCTGGTGCAGGTGAAGGGCACGCTCGACGCCAAGGGGCATGCGCTTCTCAACTGCCCGGCGCAGGCGGCCTCCGGCCCCATGAAGGGCGCGGCGCGGCTGTCCGCGGTGGCCAGCGTCTTCGAGTCCGGCAGCGGCCGCTCCACCATCGGTGAGGCCACCGTGCCCGTGCATCCGGAGGCGTACTACCTGGGCCTCCAGGCCAACACGCAGAAGGTGAAGGCGGCCACGCCCTTCACGCTGACCGGCGTGGTGGTGGACTGGAACGGCCAGCCCTTCACCGACGGCAAGGCGCCGAAGACGGTGCAGCTGGAGTACCAGCTGCTCGAGGAGAACTACGGCTACTACTACGACGAGGAATCCGGCTACGAGCGCTACCAGCGCTACCTGCGCCCGCAGCGCGAGGGCGAGACGACGGTGAAGGTGGAGAACGGCCGCTTCACCGCCACGGTGCTGCCGGGCCGCGACGGCGCGGGCTACCTCGTGCGCGCTCGCGCGGGCAACACCCAGACGGACCTCGCCATCGAGGGTGAGGGCCGCTACTACTGGTGGGGCGAGGGCTCGCGCGTGGACCAGACGCCGCGGCCCCTGAAGCCCACGGCGCTGGATATCTCGCTGCCCGCCAAGGGCAAGGTGGGCGAGTCCCTCACCGTGAAGATGAAGGCGCCCTACCGGGGCCGCGTGCTCTTCACGGTGGAGACCGACCGCGTGCTCACCACCGCGTGGAAGCAGGTGGAGCCCGGCGAGGTGTCCTGGTCGTTCACGCCGTCCGAGTACGCGCCCAACGTGTACGTGAGCGCGTTCCTGGTGAAGGACCCGCACCTGGAATCCGCCCAGGCGTTCATGCCCGACCGCGCCTTCGGCGTGGGCAGCATCGCGCTGGAGCCGGTGGACTTCACCCAGGCCGTCGCGCTGACGGTGCCCAAGGAGGTCCGCAGCAACGACACGCTCACCGTGGACGTCTCGGTGGAAGGCGTGGAGGGCCCCACCTTCGCCACCGTGGCGGTGGTGGACGAGGGCATCCTGTCCCTCACGCGTTTCCAGAGCCCGGATCCGCTGAAGGAGATCTTCACGCGGCGCGCGCTGGGCATCCAGACCTACGAGACGGTGGGCTGGGCGCTCCTGGTTCCGCCGGGCGGCAACTCCAGCTCCACCGGTGGTGACGAGGGTGGCGCTGAAGGCCGCGTACAGCCGGTGAAGCCCGTGGCGCTGTGGAGCGGCGTCGTGGAGGTTCCCGCCAACGGCAAGCTGAAGGTGCCCTTCAAGCTGCCGCAGTACCGTGGCGCGGTGCGCGTGATGGTGGTGACGGCGGGGGCCAAGCGAATCGGCCGGGCCAGCGCGCAGGTGCTGGTGCGCGACCCGCTGGTGCTCCAGACGACGCTGCCGCGCTTCCTCACCCAGAACGACGAGATCCAAATCCCCGTCTTCGTCACCAACCTGTCCGGCAAGGCGCAGGACGTGAAGGTGTCGCTGTCCGCGGAGGCGCTGGCGGTGCCGGGGCTCGCGATGCCGGAGGGCGTGGGCTCGCCGCTGGAGCTCAAGGGCAAGAGCGAGGGCCGCGCGAAGCTGGAGGACGGCAAGTCCCGCACCTTCGTGTTCCAGGGCCGCGCGGTGCAGTCCGTGGGCGCGGCGCGGCTGGTGGTGACGGTGGAGGGTGGTGGCTACACGTCACGCGAGCAGCTGGACGTGCCGCTGTCTCCCGCCGGTCCCCGTGAGCGCAAGATTCAGCAGGTGGAACTCGCGGAGGGCACCACGGACCTGAAGGCGCTGCTCGCTGGCTGGGTGCCCACCACGGAGCGCACCAACGTCTGGGTGACGAACAATCCCTACGCGAAGTCGCTCCAGCACCTCTCGTACCTGGTGCGCTACCCGTACGGCTGCATCGAGCAGACGACGTCCTCCACCCGCCCGCTGCTGTTCGTGAGCCAGCTGGTGGAGCGTGTGGATCCGACGCTGGTCTCCACGGCGAAGGTGGAGGACATGGTCCAGTCGGGCATCAACCGGGTGCTGTCCATGCAGACGGCCTCGGGTGGCTTCGCGTACTGGCCGGGCCAGACGGAGCCGATGGCCTGGGGCACGGCCTACGCGACGCACATGCTGCTGGACGCGCGCAAGCTGAAGTACCCGGTGCCGGACGACCGCGTGGACAGCGCGCTCGCGTGGATGGGTGACGAGCTGACCCGGAAGGAGGGCCGCGTGGGGCAGGACGACCACTACGGCCAGCACTCGGAGGCGTACATGCACTACGTGCTCGCGGTGGCGGGCAAGGGGCGCAAGGCGCGGGCGCAGGCGATGGTGAGCGCGCTGGAGACGGCGGCGAAGAAGGCCGCGCTCGGCGGCGAAGAGCAGGAGGACCTGTACCTGCTCAAGGCCGCGCTGTGGCTGTCCGGCGACCGCCGCTACGAGAAGGAGCTGCGCAACCCGGACGTGTCCACCGTCACCGATGACCGTCGCAACAACTGGTCGTTCTACTCGGACCGGCGCCGTCGCGGGATGATGCTCAGCACCTTCCAGGACCTCTTCGGCGACGCGCCGGAAGGGGAGCCCCTGGCGCGCATGGTGGCGACGGCGCTGTCGTCCCGCACGTCCGCGTACTACTCCACGCAGGAGCTGGTCTGGGGCATCACCGGCCTGGGCAAGCGGCTGCAGGGCATCGCGACCAGCTTCTCGCCGCCCACGCTCACGGTGGCGGGCAAGACGGTGACGCCTGTCGCGGAGAAGGACTCGCGCGTGTCGGATCGCACGTGGTCCCTGGCCCGCGCCAGTGAGCGCGCCAGCGTGTCGCTGGACCTGAAGGAGAAGGGCAGCGGCAGCGTGTACCTCATCCTCAACAGCGAGGGCGTGCGCACCACGCCCGAGGTGAAGGTGGGGGGCGAGGGGCTGGCGCTCAAGCGCACCTGGCGCTCGCTGGACGGCACCGCGCTGGACATGAAGGCGCAGCCGGTGAAGCTGGCGGACCTCATCTACGTGGAGCTGGAGGTGACCAACACCCGGGGCGAGCGCGTGCAGAACATCGCGCTGGTGGACCGGCTGCCGGCGGGCTGGGAGATCGAAAACGCCCGCCTGGGGCGCGGCGGCAGCGTGGACTGGGTGGACGCGGATTCGCTCTGGGCCGCCGACTACGTGAACGTGCGCGATGACCGCATGGAGGCGTTCGGCGCGCTGCAGGCCCATGAGACGAAGAAGCTCGTCTACGCGGTGCGCGCGGTGACCGCGGGCAGCTTCACCCTGCCGTCCGCGGAGGCGGAGGCGATGTACGACTCCTCGCTCTGGGCCCGGGATGCCGCGGGCACGGTGCAGGTGTTGGGTCCCTGGAAGGACGACCTGCTCTAG